From the Mastacembelus armatus chromosome 14, fMasArm1.2, whole genome shotgun sequence genome, one window contains:
- the sumf2 gene encoding inactive C-alpha-formylglycine-generating enzyme 2 isoform X2, with the protein MNVKIMSWVSAVILLAAAADEMQYIPGGKMLMGTSAADGRDGESPTKEVKMEPFKIDTYPVTNADFRDFVRAQKYKTEAETFGWSFVFEDFVSEELKSKVTQTIESAPWWLPIERAFWRQPAGPGSGIREHLDFPVVQVSWNDAQAFCQWKAKRLPTEEEWEWAARGGLQGRTYPWGNKFQENRTNLWQGLFPDGDTAEDGYHGISPVRAFPPQNSYGLYDMMGNTWEWTSTPFRGRQPMYVLRGASWIDTVDGSANHKARITTRMGNTPDSASDNLGFRCAANGQKQGKKKDKTEL; encoded by the exons atgaatgttaaaataatgtcCTGGGTATCGGCTGTGATTTTACTGGCAGCGGCAG CGGATGAGATGCAGTATATACCGGGGGGAAAGATGTTAATGGGAACCAGTGCAGCAGATGGGAGAGATGGAGAATCCCCCACCAAGGAGGTTAAAATGGAGCCTTTTAAAATAGACACGTATCCTGTCACAAATGCCGATTTCAG AGACTTTGTGCGAGCACAGAAGTACAAAACTGAAGCTGAGACTTTTGGCTGGAGTTTTGTGTTTGAAGACTTTGTGTCTGAGGAACTGAAGAGCAAAGTCACCCAGACAATTGAG TCTGCTCCGTGGTGGTTGCCGATAGAACGAGCCTTTTGGAGACAG CCTGCAGGACCCGGTTCAGGAATTCGGGAGCACCTGGACTTCCCGGTGGTTCAGGTGAGCTGGAATGATGCTCAGGCCTTTTGCCAGTGGAAAGCCAAGAGACTGCCTACTGAGGAGGAGTGGGAGTGGGCTGCACGTGGGGGTCTGCAAG GTCGGACATATCCATGGGGAAATAAGTTCCAGGAAAACAGAACCAACTTGTGGCAG GGATTGTTTCCAGACGGAGACACTGCAGAGGATGGATACCATGGCATCTCTCCTGTCAGAGCATTTCCTCCTCAGAACAGTTACG GGCTGTATGACATGATGGGAAACACATGGGAATGGACATCCACGCCCTTTCGTGGAAGGCAGCCGATGTATGTGCTGCGCGGTGCCTCCTGGATCGACACAGTGGAtggttcagccaatcacaaggcGCGAATTACAACCAG GATGGGCAACACTCCCGACTCTGCCTCTGATAACCTGGGATTCAGATGTGCTGCCAATGGACAGAAACaagggaagaaaaaagacaaaacagaactgTAG
- the sumf2 gene encoding inactive C-alpha-formylglycine-generating enzyme 2 isoform X1, translating into MNVKIMSWVSAVILLAAAAADEMQYIPGGKMLMGTSAADGRDGESPTKEVKMEPFKIDTYPVTNADFRDFVRAQKYKTEAETFGWSFVFEDFVSEELKSKVTQTIESAPWWLPIERAFWRQPAGPGSGIREHLDFPVVQVSWNDAQAFCQWKAKRLPTEEEWEWAARGGLQGRTYPWGNKFQENRTNLWQGLFPDGDTAEDGYHGISPVRAFPPQNSYGLYDMMGNTWEWTSTPFRGRQPMYVLRGASWIDTVDGSANHKARITTRMGNTPDSASDNLGFRCAANGQKQGKKKDKTEL; encoded by the exons atgaatgttaaaataatgtcCTGGGTATCGGCTGTGATTTTACTGGCAGCGGCAG CAGCGGATGAGATGCAGTATATACCGGGGGGAAAGATGTTAATGGGAACCAGTGCAGCAGATGGGAGAGATGGAGAATCCCCCACCAAGGAGGTTAAAATGGAGCCTTTTAAAATAGACACGTATCCTGTCACAAATGCCGATTTCAG AGACTTTGTGCGAGCACAGAAGTACAAAACTGAAGCTGAGACTTTTGGCTGGAGTTTTGTGTTTGAAGACTTTGTGTCTGAGGAACTGAAGAGCAAAGTCACCCAGACAATTGAG TCTGCTCCGTGGTGGTTGCCGATAGAACGAGCCTTTTGGAGACAG CCTGCAGGACCCGGTTCAGGAATTCGGGAGCACCTGGACTTCCCGGTGGTTCAGGTGAGCTGGAATGATGCTCAGGCCTTTTGCCAGTGGAAAGCCAAGAGACTGCCTACTGAGGAGGAGTGGGAGTGGGCTGCACGTGGGGGTCTGCAAG GTCGGACATATCCATGGGGAAATAAGTTCCAGGAAAACAGAACCAACTTGTGGCAG GGATTGTTTCCAGACGGAGACACTGCAGAGGATGGATACCATGGCATCTCTCCTGTCAGAGCATTTCCTCCTCAGAACAGTTACG GGCTGTATGACATGATGGGAAACACATGGGAATGGACATCCACGCCCTTTCGTGGAAGGCAGCCGATGTATGTGCTGCGCGGTGCCTCCTGGATCGACACAGTGGAtggttcagccaatcacaaggcGCGAATTACAACCAG GATGGGCAACACTCCCGACTCTGCCTCTGATAACCTGGGATTCAGATGTGCTGCCAATGGACAGAAACaagggaagaaaaaagacaaaacagaactgTAG